Proteins encoded by one window of Cloeon dipterum chromosome 4, ieCloDipt1.1, whole genome shotgun sequence:
- the LOC135944079 gene encoding uncharacterized protein LOC135944079, which translates to MCSSSTSRSLPTRCSSSSTVLLIDQTLLVDKAFLVGKVLLVDQPLLADQVLVLVGKVLLVDQTLLVDKAFLVGKVLLVDQPLLADQVLVLVGKVLLVDQTLLVDKAFLVGKVLLVDQPLLANQVLVLVGKVLLVDQTLLVDKAFLVGKVLLVDQPLLANQVLVLVGKVLLVDQTLLVDKAFLVGKVLLVDQQLLANQVLVLVGKVLLVDQTLLADKAFLVGKVLLVDQPLLANQVLVLVGKVLLVDQTLLADQPLLAEQVLVLVDKSCSSLLVNSPDVVKITI; encoded by the coding sequence ATGTGCTCCTCGTCGACAAGCCGCTCCTTGCCGACCAGGTGCTCGTCCTCATCGACGGTGCTCCTCATCGACCAGACGCTGCTTGTCGACAAGGCGTTCCTCGTCGGCAAGGTGCTCCTCGTCGACCAGCCGCTCCTTGCCGACCAGGTGCTCGTCCTCGTCGGCAAGGTGCTCCTCGTCGACCAGACGCTGCTTGTCGACAAGGCGTTCCTCGTCGGCAAGGTGCTCCTCGTCGACCAGCCGCTCCTTGCCGACCAGGTGCTCGTCCTCGTCGGCAAGGTGCTCCTCGTCGACCAGACGCTGCTTGTCGACAAGGCGTTCCTCGTCGGCAAGGTGCTCCTCGTCGACCAACCGCTCCTTGCCAACCAGGTGCTCGTCCTCGTCGGCAAGGTGCTCCTCGTCGACCAGACGCTGCTTGTCGACAAGGCGTTCCTCGTCGGCAAGGTGCTCCTCGTCGACCAGCCGCTCCTTGCCAACCAGGTGCTCGTCCTCGTCGGCAAGGTGCTCCTCGTCGACCAGACGCTGCTTGTCGACAAGGCGTTCCTCGTCGGCAAGGTGCTCCTCGTCGACCAGCAGCTCCTTGCCAACCAGGTGCTCGTCCTCGTCGGCAAGGTGCTCCTCGTCGACCAGACGCTGCTTGCCGACAAGGCGTTCCTCGTCGGCAAGGTGCTCCTCGTCGACCAACCGCTCCTTGCCAACCAGGTGCTCGTCCTCGTCGGCAAGGTGCTCCTCGTCGACCAGACGCTGCTTGCCGACCAGCCGCTCCTTGCCGAACAGGTGCTCGTCCTCGTCGACAAAAGTTGCTCGTCTCTACTCGTCAACTCCCCAGATGTGGTGAAGataacaatataa